The following proteins are encoded in a genomic region of Leishmania major strain Friedlin complete genome, chromosome 25:
- a CDS encoding putative casein kinase I has product MTTVSEKYQPTGKEVPFGGGRFLLSHRLGNGSFGDIFEGYDKKSHRIVAVKLERKKARYPQLSYESKVYRVLHQPPVGQNEVNPKQLFAEGGSNNTSSNLPQSVSAIAQQQRKSLEASIVVGIPQIYYFDSEGDYNIMVMEMCGPSLEDVFNYCHRRFSLKTVLMLADQLLQRIQYFHEKGFVHRDIKPENFVFGCRSKAHILYIIDYGLSKLYWEVKKNSHIPFAEGRPLTGTARYCSTNVHRGFEQSRRDDLESIGFLLIYFLRGNLPWQGIQAKDQQIKSIKIGETKMATPLEELCKGMPKEFLNYCQYCRSLSFTQKPDYDSLRRLFRDLGKRLGLTLPARDLPSANFCATNRTGAKPSNPLAVPAMLSTDITSQTDSRLLSVMSESTVNSRRSHPLQTPSTVAAQVLPTLEDIDPMRGPYDWCFDWFCKRQMEVKRGMEEQSRQQRLETQMSAIASRHSELRLEDVSDVMNGSMQRDKSSAFGSKRPTFRSPLQPDHLRM; this is encoded by the coding sequence ATGACCACTGTATCCGAGAAGTATCAGCCGACCGGCAAGGAGGTCCCATTTGGGGGAGGCCGCTTTCTTCTCAGCCACCGCCTCGGCAACGGCTCCTTCGGCGACATATTCGAAGGCTACGACAAGAAGAGCCACCGCATCGTCGCGGTGAAGCTGGAGCGCAAGAAGGCACGCTACCCGCAGCTTTCCTACGAGAGCAAGGTGTACCGCGTGCTGCATCAGCCCCCGGTGGGGCAGAATGAAGTGAACCCAAAGCAACTTTTcgcggagggcggcagcaacaaTACCTCATCCAACCTGCCACAGAGCGTCAGCGCcatcgcgcagcagcagcgcaagtCATTAGAGGCCAGCATCGTTGTCGGCATCCCGCAAATCTACTACTTCGACAGCGAGGGCGACTACAACATCATGGTGATGGAGATGTGCGGCCCCTCGCTGGAGGACGTCTTCAACTACTGTCACCGTCGCTTCTCTCTCAAGACGGTCCTCATGCTTGCTGatcagctgctgcaacgAATTCAGTACTTTCACGAAAAAGGCTTCGTGCACCGCGACATCAAGCCGGAAAACTTCGTGTTCGGCTGCCGGTCCAAGGCGCACATCCTCTACATCATCGACTACGGACTTTCCAAGCTGTACTGGGAAGTGAAGAAGAACAGTCACATCCCCTTTGCGGAGGGCCGCCCGCTGACCGGGACGGCGCGCTACTGCAGCACCAATGTGCACCGCGGCTTCGAGCAGAGCCGCCGCGACGACCTCGAGTCCATCGGCTTTCTCCTCATCTACTTTCTGCGAGGCAACCTGCCCTGGCAAGGGATCCAGGCGAAGGACCAGCAGATCAAATCCATCAAGATCGGGGAGACCAAGAtggccacgccgctggaggaACTGTGCAAGGGGATGCCGAAGGAGTTTCTCAACTACTGCCAGTACTGCCGTTCCCTGTCCTTCACACAGAAGCCGGACTACGACAGCCTGCGGCGCCTGTTCCGCGATCTAGGCAAGCGGCTCGGGCTGACACTGCCCGCGCGCGATTTGCCTAGTGCCAACTTCTGCGCAACAAACCGCACTGGCGCGAAACCGTCCAACCCGCTCGCGGTGCCTGCCATGTTGTCCACCGATATCACATCCCAGACCGATTCGCGGCTGCTGAGTGTGATGAGTGAGTCTACGGTGAACAGCCGGCGCAGCCATCCGCTCCAGACCCCCAGCACCGTCGCAGCGCAGGTCCTGCCGACTCTCGAGGACATCGATCCGATGCGCGGCCCGTATGACTGGTGCTTCGACTGGTTCTGTAAGCGGCAGATGGAGGTCAAGAGGGGGATGGAGGAGCagtcgcggcagcagcggctggaAACGCAGATGTCGGCTATCGCGTCTCGCCACAgcgagctgcgcctcgagGACGTCTCCGACGTAATGAACGGATCGATGCAGCGGGACAAGAGCAGTGCCTTTGGCAGCAAGCGTCCTACGTTCAGGAGTCCATTGCAGCCGGATCACCTGCGTATGTAG
- a CDS encoding putative diacylglycerol acyltransferase has translation MDGAQQQRLQQQQRQSQVRAPTPLRLKSPPAPSLPAQDAAVITATAKDMVDTRRRSLITQFTSTISSSFHFLANEASARSCGTQRTGGHSTNRRAGEEGIHADEPLLTHARPPASREEVEEGLDKVLYAIDHLQKLQQRGRYIASTEVANLRRAFLFAVGEEQRYRDAVAAHGSVSGWSSALTMPSLPAQRTPFKETPSVTGPTDTAVASWCVPRPPLADDPTGKAAEDAVEISRPTEGKREYSPKAAAADRLLAALERYVHEDLSSTSFGAHGAHFSWCSVIHTPGQRRLQSLLVSIFTFFTGIPICIAITGLLLLSRYTAPFMVMYLIWTLTFGRPSHPLSKYQTFTRCFVWRYYCDYFPIRLVIPKPVRRRFDKERNYFFVYHPHGIHSFGAIVNFGLDQNDASEMLHGITIHLQTLKVNLYVPLWRQLAIWAGCGDASASCIRKTLRSGPGQSVMLVVGGAEESLMAKPNCNDLLLFKRKGFIKIALQEGTPLVPVYGFGENNVYNVPELANEPWMRYLMVLWKQYVGFAIPLVRGRGFFNFNYGLLPHRRPIVVVVGEPLEVPHIPNPTKEDLEVWQGKYIECLRKLYNEHRGIYDLESTGLRIMQ, from the coding sequence ATGGACGgagcacaacaacaacggctacagcagcagcagcgccaatctcaggtgcgtgcgccgaCTCCTCTGCGATTGAAatcgccgcctgcaccaTCGCTACCGGCGCAAGACGCAGCAGTAATCACAGCCACCGCGAAGGATATGGTCGacacacgcaggcgctcTTTGATAACGCAGTTCACTTCCAccatctcttcctcctttcACTTTCTGGCCAACGAGGCGTCGGCCCGTAGCTGCGGTACGCAGCGCACGGGTGGCCACAGCACTAACAGACGTGCCGGCGAAGAAGGTATCCACGCCGATGAGCCGCtgctcacgcacgcgcgcccgCCTGCCTCTCGAGAAGAGGTTGAGGAGGGCCTGGACAAGGTTCTTTACGCGATCGACCACCTccagaagctgcagcagcgcggtcGTTACATCGCCAGCACCGAAGTGGCAAACCTCCGCCGCGCGTTCCTCTTCGCCGTTGGCGAGGAACAACGCTATCGCGACGCTGTAGCAGCACATGGGAGCGTGAGCGGGTGGTCCTCAGCACTCACCATGCCATCCctgcctgcgcagcgcacgccaTTCAAGGAAACCCCCTCCGTGACGGGCCCCACCGACACCGCTGTGGCGTCATGGTGCGTCCCGAGACCGCCATTAGCAGATGACCCAACTGGAAAGGCAGCCGAGGATGCAGTAGAAATATCTCGGCCCAcagaaggaaagagggagtACAGCCcaaaggcggcggcggccgacaGGCTGCTTGCAGCGCTGGAGCGTTACGTCCACGAGGACCtgtcctccacctccttcggCGCCCACGGCGCGCACTTCTCGTGGTGCAGCGTCATCCACACCCCCggccagcggcggctgcagtcGCTTCTTGTTTCCATCTTCACCTTTTTCACGGGCATACCCATCTGTATAGCCATCACGGGGCTGCTCCTGCTCTCGCGCTACACGGCGCCCTTCATGGTGATGTACCTCATCTGGACCCTCACCTTCGGGCGGCCCAGCCATCCGCTGTCCAAGTACCAAACGTTTACGCGCTGCTTCGTGTGGCGCTACTACTGTGACTACTTCCCCATACGCCTCGTCATCCCCAAaccggtgcggcgccgcttcgaCAAGGAGCGCAACTACTTTTTTGTGTACCACCCGCACGGCATTCACTCGTTCGGCGCCATCGTCAACTTCGGGCTTGACCAGAACGATGCGTCGGAGATGCTCCACGGCATCACAATCCACCTGCAGACCCTCAAGGTTAACCTCTACGTGCCCCTATGGCGCCAACTCGCCATCTGGGCAGGGTGCGGCGACGCCAGTGCCTCCTGCATCCGCAAGACGCTCCGGTCCGGCCCTGGGCAGAGCGTCATGCTCGTCGTTGGCGGGGCCGAGGAGTCGCTCATGGCAAAGCCGAACTGCAACGACCTGCTCCTGTTCAAGCGCAAAGGCTTCATCAAGATCGCGCTCCAGGAGGGGACGCCGCTGGTGCCAGTGTACGGTTTCGGTGAGAACAACGTGTACAACGTGCCGGAGCTGGCCAACGAGCCATGGATGCGGTACCTGATGGTGCTGTGGAAGCAGTATGTTGGCTTCGCCATCCCGCTGGTGAGGGGTCGCGGATTCTTCAACTTCAACTACGggttgctgccgcaccgccgcccgatcgtggtggtggtcgggGAGCCGCTGGAGGTGCCGCACATTCCTAACCCGACCAAGGAGGATCTCGAGGTATGGCAGGGCAAGTATATCGAGTGTCTTCGCAAGCTGTACAACGAGCACCGCGGCATCTACGACTTGGAGTCGACTGGGCTGCGCATTATGCAGTGA